The Juglans regia cultivar Chandler chromosome 2, Walnut 2.0, whole genome shotgun sequence genome includes a window with the following:
- the LOC109011230 gene encoding uncharacterized protein LOC109011230 isoform X1, whose amino-acid sequence MAFCLSMSMAFSRPLCWVEHISLDNETGLDPSGIRLRSVSGLVAADYFAPGYFVWAVLIANLALIGYEEKTMYIAAYDWRLSFQNTEPTSKQGIFEDATQGSEPGKTIALYVLDALVCIDHERYFLSQLQSRGFLRSCFMSISNVSYEVFILFTVV is encoded by the exons ATGGCATTCTGTTTGTCTATGTCTATGGCATTCAGCAG ACCATTATGCTGGGTTGAGCACATATCACTGGATAATGAAACTGGACTGGACCCGTCTGGTATAAGGCTCAGATCTGTATCTGGACTTGTCGCAGCTGATTACTTTGCACCTGGTTATTTTGTCTGGGCTGTCTTAATTGCCAATTTGGCTCTCATTGGATATGAGGAGAAAACAATGTATATCGCTGCATATGACTGGAGATTATCATTTCAAAACACTGAG CCAACTTCAAAGCAGGGGATTTTTGAGGATGCAACTCAAGGCAGTGAACCTGGAAAGACAATCGCACTCTATGTTCTGGATGCATTGGTTTGTATTGATCATGAAAGATATTTCTTAAGCCAACTTCAAAGCAGGGGATTTTTGAGGTCATGCTTTATGAGCATCAGCAATGTTTCCTATGAGGTGTTTATTCTATTCACTGTAGTGTAA
- the LOC109011214 gene encoding flavonoid 3'-monooxygenase CYP75B137-like, whose translation MGWWRSYPGDERFSSSTLTVLIGAFAVLWLLWAIKKQRKAAVPPLPPGPRGLPIVGYLPFVGTELHTKFEQLYGIYGPIYKIWLANKLCIVISSPSLVKEVVRDQDVIFSNRDANTVARTITYGAVDIAFSPHGADWKMLRKMFVRDMLSPANLDRTFPLRREEVRNTIRNMYDKKGTPIDVGELAFVTVMNALMNMLWGGTLRGEEGAKFGAEFKHIFGELVVILGKPNISDLFPALASLDLQGIGRKAKRISQTIDRVLDYAINKLIKSLANSKEDGTTKTGQKDFLQVLLELREQDDGAPSMSMTQLKAMVFDIVVAGSETTTAMSEWVMARLLNHPEIMRKVTEELTEIVGLENLVEESHLPKLHYLEAVIKEAFRLHPPGPFLLLRTPSESSIIGGYHVPKGSSIFLNAWSIQRDPKYWDNPLEFKPERFLNNASGRLDYSGNNLKYFPFGSGRRICAGLTLGERTLKYILASFLHSYEWKLPQGSKIEFSDVFGATTKKKNPTVAIPTPRLSKSELYTE comes from the exons ATGGGATGGTGGAGGTCCTATCCTGGCGACGAGAGATTTTCTAGCTCAACTCTCACTGTTTTGATCGGTGCATTTGCAGTGTTATGGTTGCTATGGGCCatcaagaaacaaagaaaggcTGCAGTACCTCCATTGCCACCAGGTCCTCGTGGCTTGCCAATAGTCGGGTACCTTCCGTTTGTAGGTACAGAACTTCATACAAAATTTGAGCAACTGTATGGGATCTATGGCCCCATCTACAAGATTTGGCTTGCAAATAAATTGTGCATTGTGATTAGCTCACCCTCGCTAGTTAAAGAAGTTGTTCGTGACCAAGACGTAATATTTTCCAACCGTGACGCTAACACAGTTGCACGTACCATCACATACGGGGCAGTCGATATTGCTTTTTCCCCCCATGGTGCTGACTGGAAGATGTTGCGGAAGATGTTTGTGAGAGATATGCTAAGTCCAGCAAATCTTGATCGTACCTTCCCTTTACGAAGAGAAGAGGTAAGGAACACCATTAGAAATATGTATGACAAAAAAGGCACCCCTATAGATGTAGGGGAACTGGCGTTTGTAACGGTGATGAATGCCCTCATGAACATGCTGTGGGGTGGCACGCTACGTGGAGAGGAAGGGGCTAAGTTTGGAGCAGAGTTTAAGCATATCTTTGGGGAATTAGTGGTCATTCTCGGAAAACCAAATATTTCGGACCTTTTCCCGGCTTTAGCAAGTTTGGATTTACAAGGGATCGGAAGGAAAGCAAAGAGGATTTCCCAAACCATTGATAGAGTACTTGATTATGCCATTAACAAACTGATCAAGAGTTTGGCCAATTCCAAAGAAGATGGAACGACAAAGACAGGACAAAAGGACTTTTTGCAAGTTCTCTTGGAACTAAGGGAGCAAGATGACGGTGCACCATCAATGAGCATGACCCAACTCAAGGCCATGGttttt GACATAGTGGTGGCTGGATCCGAAACCACAACAGCCATGTCAGAATGGGTGATGGCAAGATTGTTGAATCATCCAGAGATAATGAGAAAGGTCACTGAAGAATTAACAGAAATCGTGGGGTTGGAAAACTTAGTTGAAGAATCTCATTTGCCCAAATTACATTATTTAGAAGCGGTTATTAAAGAGGCGTTCCGTTTGCACCCACCTGGTCCTTTCCTATTACTTCGTACTCCAAGTGAATCTAGCATCATTGGAGGGTACCATGTACCCAAAGGTTCTAGTATTTTCCTGAATGCTTGGTCTATTCAAAGGGATCCAAAGTATTGGGACAATCCATTGGAATTTAAACCTGAGAGGTTTCTGAATAATGCCTCTGGTAGGCTTGATTATTCGGGCAACAATCTTAAGTATTTTCCATTTGGGTCTGGGAGAAGAATATGCGCAGGGCTTACACTCGGAGAGAGGACACTCAAATACATCTTGGCTTCATTTTTACATTCCTATGAGTGGAAATTGCCACAAGGTTCAAAGATAGAATTTTCTGACGTGTTCGGTGCTACTACCAAGAAGAAGAATCCAACCGTTGCAATTCCAACTCCAAGGTTGTCCAAGTCTGAGCTCTACACAGAATAG
- the LOC109011230 gene encoding phospholipid:diacylglycerol acyltransferase 1-like isoform X2, producing MAFCLSMSMAFSRPLCWVEHISLDNETGLDPSGIRLRSVSGLVAADYFAPGYFVWAVLIANLALIGYEEKTMYIAAYDWRLSFQNTEPTSKQGIFEDATQGSEPGKTIALYVLDALVCIDHERYFLSQLQSRGFLRSCFMSISNVSYEGKCIS from the exons ATGGCATTCTGTTTGTCTATGTCTATGGCATTCAGCAG ACCATTATGCTGGGTTGAGCACATATCACTGGATAATGAAACTGGACTGGACCCGTCTGGTATAAGGCTCAGATCTGTATCTGGACTTGTCGCAGCTGATTACTTTGCACCTGGTTATTTTGTCTGGGCTGTCTTAATTGCCAATTTGGCTCTCATTGGATATGAGGAGAAAACAATGTATATCGCTGCATATGACTGGAGATTATCATTTCAAAACACTGAG CCAACTTCAAAGCAGGGGATTTTTGAGGATGCAACTCAAGGCAGTGAACCTGGAAAGACAATCGCACTCTATGTTCTGGATGCATTGGTTTGTATTGATCATGAAAGATATTTCTTAAGCCAACTTCAAAGCAGGGGATTTTTGAGGTCATGCTTTATGAGCATCAGCAATGTTTCCTATGAG GGAAAATGTATTAGCTAA
- the LOC109010372 gene encoding cytochrome P450 93A3-like produces the protein MQVLRWDGGGPMLATRDSSTLTVLIGTFAVLWLLWAIKKQRKAAVHPLPPGPRGLPIVGYLPFVGTELHTKFHQLCGIYGPIYKVWLGNKLSIVISSPSLVKEVVRDQDAIFSNRDTNIVGRTITYGGADIALSLNCPNWKMLRKIFVREMLSPTNLDITLALRREEVRKTIRNVYDKKGTHIDLGDLAFITVMNAIMNMLWGGTLRGEEGAKFGAEFKHIFAELVMILGKPNVSDLFPALARFDLQGIRRKAKRISETIDRVLDYAIDKQIKSLAKAKEEGTTKTEQKDFLQVLLELSEQDDGAPSMIMTQIKALVFLS, from the exons ATGCAGGTTCTGCGATGGGATGGTGGAGGTCCTATGCTGGCAACGAGAGATAGCTCAACTCTCACTGTTTTGATCGGTACATTTGCGGTGTTATGGTTGCTATGGGCCatcaagaaacaaagaaaggcTGCAGTACATCCATTGCCACCAGGTCCCCGTGGCTTGCCAATAGTCGGGTACCTTCCATTTGTTGGTACAGAACTTCATACGAAATTTCATCAACTGTGTGGGATCTATGGCCCCATCTATAAGGTTTGGCTTGGAAATAAATTGTCCATTGTGATTAGCTCACCCTCGCTAGTTAAAGAAGTTGTTCGTGACCAAGACGCAATATTTTCCAACCGTGATACTAACATAGTTGGACGTACTATCACATATGGGGGAGCCGATATTGCTCTTTCCTTGAATTGTCCTAACTGGAAGATGTTGCGGAAGATATTTGTGAGAGAGATGTTAAGTCCAACAAATCTTGATATTACCTTGGCTTTACGGAGAGAAGAGGTAAGGAAGACTATTAGAAATGTGTACGACAAAAAAGGCACCCATATAGATTTAGGGGACCTGGCGTTTATAACGGTGATGAATGCCATTATGAACATGCTGTGGGGTGGCACGTTACGTGGAGAGGAAGGGGCTAAGTTTGGAGCAGAGTTTAAGCATATCTTTGCGGAATTAGTGATGATTCTCGGAAAACCAAATGTTTCGGACCTTTTCCCGGCTTTAGCAAGGTTTGATTTACAAGGGATCAGAAGGAAAGCAAAGAGAATTTCTGAAACCATTGATCGAGTACTTGATTATGCCATTGACAAACAGATCAAGAGTTTGGCCAAAGCCAAAGAAGAGGGAACGACAAAGACAGAACAAAAGGACTTTTTGCAAGTTCTCTTGGAACTAAGTGAGCAGGACGACGGTGCACCATCAATGATCATGACCCAAATCAAGGCATTGGTGTTT ttgaGCTGA
- the LOC118347705 gene encoding flavonoid 3',5'-hydroxylase-like: MSEWVMARLLKHLEIMRKVTEELTEIMGLDNLVEESHLPKLHYLEAVIKKALRLHPPGPFLLLHTPSESSIIGGYHVPKGSSIFLHIWAIQRDPKYWDNPLEFKPERFLNNAYGRFDYSGNNFKYLPFGSGRRICAGLALGERTLKYILASLLHSYEWKLPQGSEIEFSDTFGVVTKKKNPTVAIPTPRLSKSELYIE, encoded by the coding sequence ATGTCGGAATGGGTGATGGCAAGGTTGTTGAAGCATCTAGAGATAATGAGAAAGGTCACTGAAGAATTAACAGAAATCATGGGTTTGGACAACTTAGTTGAAGAATCTCATTTGCCCAAATTACATTATTTAGAAGCGGTTATTAAAAAGGCCTTACGTTTGCACCCACCTGGTCCTTTCCTATTACTTCATACTCCAAGTGAATCTAGCATCATTGGAGGGTACCATGTACCCAAAGGTTCTAGTATTTTCCTGCATATTTGGGCTATACAAAGGGATCCAAAGTATTGGGACAATCCATTGGAATTTAAACCTGAGAGGTTTCTAAATAATGCTTATGGTAGGTTTGATTATTCGGGCAACAATTTTAAGTATCTTCCATTTGGGTCAGGGAGAAGAATATGTGCAGGGCTTGCACTAGGGGAGAGGACACTCAAATACATACTGGCTTCACTTTTGCATTCTTATGAGTGGAAATTGCCACAAGGTTCAGAGATAGAATTTTCTGACACTTTCGGTGTTGTTACCAAGAAGAAGAATCCAACCGTTGCAATTCCAACTCCAAGGTTATCCAAGTCTGAGCTCTACATAGAATAG
- the LOC109011230 gene encoding phospholipid:diacylglycerol acyltransferase 1-like isoform X3, producing MAFCLSMSMAFSRPLCWVEHISLDNETGLDPSGIRLRSVSGLVAADYFAPGYFVWAVLIANLALIGYEEKTMYIAAYDWRLSFQNTEGIFEDATQGSEPGKTIALYVLDALVCIDHERYFLSQLQSRGFLRSCFMSISNVSYEVFILFTVV from the exons ATGGCATTCTGTTTGTCTATGTCTATGGCATTCAGCAG ACCATTATGCTGGGTTGAGCACATATCACTGGATAATGAAACTGGACTGGACCCGTCTGGTATAAGGCTCAGATCTGTATCTGGACTTGTCGCAGCTGATTACTTTGCACCTGGTTATTTTGTCTGGGCTGTCTTAATTGCCAATTTGGCTCTCATTGGATATGAGGAGAAAACAATGTATATCGCTGCATATGACTGGAGATTATCATTTCAAAACACTGAG GGGATTTTTGAGGATGCAACTCAAGGCAGTGAACCTGGAAAGACAATCGCACTCTATGTTCTGGATGCATTGGTTTGTATTGATCATGAAAGATATTTCTTAAGCCAACTTCAAAGCAGGGGATTTTTGAGGTCATGCTTTATGAGCATCAGCAATGTTTCCTATGAGGTGTTTATTCTATTCACTGTAGTGTAA